From a single Endozoicomonas euniceicola genomic region:
- a CDS encoding enoyl-CoA hydratase — protein MIASAMIESTTAKLKLDIIDHTALITLDNPGANTWDLENLQGLCTLVEKLNDDRSIYALVITGAGDKFFSAGADLKLFASGDSSGDKAAALDMARAFGKAFEALAAFRGVSIAAINGFAMGGGLEVALACDIRIAEEQAQMALPEAKVGLLPAAGGTQRLPWLVGEGWAKRMILCGERIGAQQGERIGLVEEVVATGKARDSALELAAKVAEQSPIAVAHCKQLIHHARDVAIAAALPEERERFLDLFETEDQKEGVKAFLEKRQPHWKNA, from the coding sequence ATGATTGCGAGTGCGATGATTGAGAGTACGACTGCCAAGCTTAAACTGGACATCATTGACCATACAGCCCTGATCACTCTGGACAATCCGGGTGCTAATACCTGGGATCTGGAAAATCTTCAGGGGCTTTGTACGCTGGTGGAAAAACTTAACGATGACCGTAGCATTTATGCCCTGGTCATCACCGGAGCCGGGGACAAGTTTTTCTCTGCAGGCGCTGACCTGAAACTGTTTGCTTCTGGTGACTCTTCTGGTGACAAGGCGGCTGCCCTGGATATGGCCAGAGCATTTGGTAAAGCCTTTGAGGCACTGGCGGCATTTCGGGGTGTATCCATCGCCGCCATTAATGGCTTTGCCATGGGCGGAGGACTCGAAGTGGCCCTGGCCTGCGACATTCGTATCGCCGAAGAACAGGCCCAGATGGCGTTGCCGGAAGCGAAGGTAGGGCTTCTGCCCGCCGCTGGAGGAACCCAGCGCCTGCCATGGCTTGTCGGGGAGGGCTGGGCAAAGCGCATGATATTGTGCGGTGAACGTATAGGGGCTCAGCAGGGTGAACGAATTGGGCTCGTTGAAGAGGTGGTTGCCACCGGCAAGGCCAGAGACAGTGCGCTTGAACTGGCAGCGAAGGTGGCAGAACAGAGCCCGATAGCAGTGGCGCACTGCAAACAGCTTATACATCATGCCAGAGATGTAGCCATTGCCGCAGCTCTGCCAGAAGAGCGGGAGCGTTTCCTTGATCTGTTTGAGACTGAGGACCAGAAAGAAGGCGTTAAGGCATTCCTTGAGAAACGCCAGCCACACTGGAAAAACGCCTGA
- a CDS encoding acyl-CoA dehydrogenase family protein, which yields MDFSLSDDQQAFVSTARAFSNDVLAPGAALWDRDHIFPVEVFRQAGDLGFMSLYAPEETGGLNLSRLDASLIFEELAQGCTSTTAFMTIHNMATNMIGRYGRQELLDQWGAELTSGQKLASYCLTEPGSGSDAASLTTSAKIVDGHYVVNGSKVFISGAGATDILIVMVRTGGKGPKGITALAIPADSANIHYGKAEDKMGWHCQPTRQITFDDVKVPVGNRLGAEGQGFKMAMEALDGGRINIASCSVGTAQAALNHAITYSRDREQFGQSIAEFQVTQFKLADMATELVAARQMVRLAAWKLDNNEPEAGVYCSMAKRLATDLCFNICNEALQIHGGYGYIREYPLERFVRDTRVHQILEGTNEIMRMIISRRLLMDDVAELIR from the coding sequence ATGGATTTTTCGCTTAGTGATGACCAACAGGCTTTTGTCAGTACTGCCAGGGCATTTTCCAATGATGTTCTGGCACCGGGTGCGGCGCTTTGGGACAGAGATCATATTTTTCCTGTGGAGGTTTTCAGGCAGGCAGGTGATCTTGGCTTTATGTCGCTGTATGCACCGGAGGAAACCGGCGGACTGAATCTTTCCAGGCTTGATGCCAGCCTGATTTTCGAAGAACTGGCGCAGGGATGCACTTCTACCACTGCTTTTATGACCATTCACAATATGGCGACCAATATGATCGGTCGCTATGGTCGTCAGGAATTACTCGATCAGTGGGGGGCAGAACTGACTTCAGGTCAAAAACTGGCGTCTTACTGCTTAACTGAACCAGGATCAGGTTCTGATGCGGCGTCGCTGACCACCTCTGCCAAAATCGTTGATGGTCATTATGTGGTCAATGGCAGCAAAGTCTTTATCAGTGGTGCCGGGGCAACGGATATTCTGATAGTGATGGTTAGAACCGGAGGTAAAGGGCCTAAAGGTATCACGGCTCTGGCTATTCCGGCGGATAGCGCTAATATTCATTACGGCAAAGCAGAAGACAAGATGGGCTGGCACTGTCAGCCTACACGACAGATAACTTTTGATGATGTAAAAGTTCCTGTCGGCAACCGACTTGGGGCAGAGGGGCAAGGGTTTAAAATGGCCATGGAGGCACTGGACGGTGGTCGTATAAACATTGCGAGCTGTTCGGTGGGTACTGCTCAGGCTGCTCTTAATCATGCCATTACCTACAGCAGAGATCGTGAACAGTTCGGGCAGTCAATAGCTGAGTTTCAGGTGACACAGTTCAAGCTTGCGGATATGGCGACAGAACTGGTGGCAGCGAGGCAGATGGTCAGACTGGCAGCCTGGAAACTCGATAACAATGAGCCAGAGGCTGGCGTTTACTGTTCAATGGCTAAACGACTGGCGACCGATCTCTGCTTTAACATCTGCAATGAAGCACTACAGATTCATGGCGGTTATGGTTATATCCGTGAATACCCTCTGGAGAGGTTTGTCAGGGATACCAGGGTGCATCAGATACTTGAAGGCACGAATGAAATCATGCGAATGATCATTAGCCGTCGTTTATTAATGGATGATGTGGCTGAGCTAATACGATGA
- the mmsB gene encoding 3-hydroxyisobutyrate dehydrogenase: MAKVAFIGLGNMGGPMAANLLKAGHEVTVFDLVSELVQELAEQGAKTADSALAATAGAEFVMTMLPAGRHVEMVYLGDSGLLACLEGSPLIIDSSTIDAQTAKKVASAASEQGLDMIDAPVSGGVAAAKAGTLSFMCGGTEKAFNRAKPVLADMGKNLFHAGPAGAGQTAKICNNMLLSVLMTGTAEALQLGVDNGLDPKVLSNIMLASSGKNWALEMYNPYPGVMDTVPSSHQYQPGFMVDLMVKDLGLAMSAALESSSAVPMGSAARNLYMAHKKKGHGRLDFSSILQALK, from the coding sequence ATGGCAAAGGTTGCTTTTATCGGCCTGGGAAATATGGGTGGCCCCATGGCTGCCAATCTTCTTAAAGCAGGTCATGAAGTAACGGTTTTTGACCTGGTCAGTGAACTGGTGCAGGAATTGGCTGAACAGGGGGCTAAGACAGCAGACAGCGCACTGGCGGCAACAGCTGGCGCAGAGTTTGTGATGACCATGCTGCCTGCGGGTCGGCATGTGGAAATGGTTTATCTGGGAGACAGTGGTCTTTTAGCCTGCCTTGAAGGGTCGCCTCTTATTATTGATTCCAGCACCATTGACGCTCAAACCGCCAAAAAGGTCGCCAGCGCTGCATCGGAACAGGGGCTTGATATGATTGATGCCCCGGTATCGGGTGGTGTTGCCGCTGCGAAAGCTGGCACCCTGAGCTTTATGTGCGGAGGCACAGAGAAAGCATTTAATCGTGCAAAGCCGGTTTTGGCAGATATGGGTAAAAACCTGTTTCATGCGGGTCCTGCCGGAGCAGGTCAGACCGCTAAAATCTGTAACAACATGCTGCTGTCAGTATTAATGACTGGCACCGCTGAAGCGTTACAACTGGGTGTTGATAACGGACTTGATCCCAAAGTTCTGTCGAACATAATGCTGGCCAGTTCGGGTAAAAACTGGGCGCTGGAAATGTATAACCCTTATCCGGGCGTCATGGATACTGTGCCTTCCAGTCACCAGTATCAGCCCGGTTTTATGGTGGACCTGATGGTAAAAGACCTTGGACTGGCAATGTCCGCTGCTTTAGAAAGCAGTTCAGCGGTTCCCATGGGGAGCGCCGCCCGGAATCTTTATATGGCTCATAAAAAGAAAGGTCATGGCCGACTGGATTTTTCCAGTATTCTCCAGGCACTCAAATAG
- a CDS encoding SDR family oxidoreductase, which translates to MELKNKVAIISGGASGIGAATARRFVAGGAHVAVFDVNREKAEALLEELGSAAIFCPVDVTDEASVQSGVDTTSKEFGQIHICCNFAGVADAARTVGKQGAFPLDQFRKVIDINLIGTFNVMRLVAEKMACNQLVSEESGRGVIINTASVAAFEGQMGQAAYSASKAGVAGLTLPVARDLASLRIRCNTIVPGLIKTPLFDSLSPEFIESLSESVLNPKRLGKPEEVAHLAQFMVENDYLNGECIRLDGGIRMQPR; encoded by the coding sequence GTGGAACTAAAGAATAAAGTAGCCATTATCAGTGGTGGCGCTTCCGGCATTGGGGCAGCAACCGCCCGTCGTTTTGTTGCCGGTGGCGCTCATGTAGCGGTCTTCGATGTCAATCGTGAAAAAGCAGAAGCTTTACTGGAGGAGCTGGGCAGTGCTGCCATATTTTGCCCGGTCGATGTGACGGATGAGGCATCCGTGCAATCAGGGGTCGATACCACCAGCAAGGAATTCGGACAGATTCATATATGTTGCAATTTTGCCGGTGTGGCGGATGCCGCCAGAACCGTTGGAAAACAAGGCGCTTTTCCTCTGGACCAGTTCAGGAAAGTCATTGATATTAACCTGATAGGCACCTTTAACGTTATGCGACTTGTCGCTGAAAAAATGGCTTGCAATCAGCTGGTATCTGAGGAAAGTGGTCGTGGCGTGATTATCAACACAGCCTCTGTTGCAGCATTTGAGGGGCAGATGGGACAAGCAGCGTATAGTGCATCCAAGGCAGGTGTTGCCGGTCTGACCTTGCCGGTTGCGAGGGATCTTGCCAGCCTGAGAATCCGCTGCAATACTATTGTGCCGGGCCTGATTAAAACACCTCTGTTTGATTCGTTGTCTCCGGAGTTTATTGAATCATTGTCAGAGAGTGTGCTGAATCCAAAACGGTTGGGCAAGCCTGAGGAAGTCGCTCACCTCGCTCAATTCATGGTGGAGAATGATTATCTTAATGGTGAATGTATACGGCTTGATGGCGGCATAAGGATGCAACCGAGGTAG
- a CDS encoding beta strand repeat-containing protein encodes MEEQNTPASSPDTDSPADAEIITQKPASRVETAVANKDYIIDQPLENVRLEVRGPDFAIVHEDGSELTVLMGGILTATGQPVRFKFADGKVLNGDEFLAKANHHKNVDVQHVAQYQPEPDQEQELEQEAELTETQQQPVQELPELAQQPEAASESAFNKDFAEEIGKLKENVQGSGRDDISEFQKLLANEFNKLEKITIQDEASESDSSDNTPVPPDTTPSIPEVELPEVTTTAGIGPGSGVGFDFTVSLTNYQAVTSDTTTGYHIGGGGSVESGSNSDYAVQLDRETISYPNSDQISGFDGITVTGDNATYFTTSTISRVLSINGGDQATDVQNVTIYSLPDGWTIENGVFNETNQTWSVGTTSFTITHPTNIQQGVSTFELRFEVSFVEEANKQPEVFLVPAYVTEGKVPDDLQGEVNGQSALVFNLLHNGDVIDLGAGDDVVDASVGDDIIRTGAGDDTIKGGPGADTIDGGAGTDTLDYSGSVAGTISSGVTVNLKEGTATDGYGGQDTEIKNIEIVKGSALGDQLTGSDNNDELYGLDGDDTLNGEGGNDKLYGGNGDDTLNGDSGADELYGNAGADTLNGDAGADTLYGNDGDDTLNGGADADQLYGNDGADTLNGGTGEDALYGGKGNDFLYGNDGNDTLEGGDGDDFLYGNDGNDTLNGGDGDDDVFGDAGNDILKSSFGFDDFDGGAGTDTADYSDYTKGMVEANLVSGIVTKISGRDTLKDIENLIGSSFGDTLTGNEENNHLQGGAGDDTLIGNGGADTLEGGTGDDTVDYSSDSIAITINRGVSSVTVQDGSGATDTLVDIENIIASAGSTIDYSTVSSGVTASLKDGTATFNSVTDKFSNIENITGSNHNDILAGNASDNIIKGGNGIDTLTFSNSDNAITADLSTGTASGDGNDTIENIENLTGSSKNDILTGSDAANHLQGGAGDDTLKGGAGADILNGGADNDTADYSSETSAITINRGDGSVTVNDGSGATDTLIDIETIKGSGYSDTINYSGVSSGVIASLKDGTSTFNGVTDTFSSIENITGSSHDDTLAGNNSDNTIKGGAGTDTLTFSNSDNAITADLSSGTASGDGNDTIENIENLVGSSQNDTLTGNNEANQLQGGGGNDTLSGGAGNDVLEGGSGNDILKGGAGADTLDGGEGSDTADYSADTGAITITRTDTSTSVRDGSGTNDTLTSIESITGSAHKDTIDYSSVSSAVNVSLVSNTGSFSLSNLPYQDYFSSIENVIGTAYNDTLTGNGSDNELQGGNGDDTLIGGAGVDMLNGGEGTDTADYSSDSNAITINRRDSSISVTDGNGDNDTLTSIEIIKGSASLTDSIDYSTVSGAVTASLEDGTASFNSVTDQFSSIEKITGSNYNDLLTDSDSNNELLGGIGDDTFFAKRGSDKFDGGVGTDTLDYSNSDYGITANLSTGVGSDTSGDDNDQILNIENLTGSSKNDTLTGNGDANTLKGGDGDDTLVGGAGGDTLEGGAGSDTVDYSSQSAAITAILVDGGASIAGDTLTGIEGIIGSSGNDTFVSDTADNSFDGSGGVDHIDYSRSNVSGAGVEVNLSEKYAKYSYDNQNYRDTLTNIETITGTSSNDVLTGSDANNTINGGDGSDRIDGGGGTDTLYGGGGAYSYNTIVFSTATADLELTMTNHSNSDIRTVDTGNGAVTLANFQYAVGGAGNDTFTGTGDTNHLWGGTGNDKLHGKGGHDKLYGDEGADELYGGVGYDEIHGGAGNDILWGGTGVDKFYGDEGFDTVSFSDDPDGVGAGIRLDMTWPNNYKILNNGEGVAEEMFDVEAVEGSQYGDDMTGVAGFQMSGAKGDDALKINFTELNNTSTTYSTLLDGGDDNDTLHIKSASGSFNLGDYKDLIDNMETIDLSEHTNNDVDVTINLGDIVEMTDAGNNLTVNLKNGDGLTVIGDSDGPVGDVYSDGTSTVTINYV; translated from the coding sequence ATGGAAGAGCAAAACACGCCAGCATCATCCCCTGATACTGATTCGCCAGCAGATGCTGAGATAATCACTCAAAAGCCTGCATCCAGAGTTGAAACCGCTGTTGCCAACAAAGATTACATTATTGATCAACCTCTGGAGAATGTCCGCCTGGAAGTTCGTGGACCAGACTTTGCCATTGTGCATGAAGACGGATCAGAGCTGACGGTGTTAATGGGGGGGATCTTGACAGCAACCGGTCAGCCCGTTCGCTTCAAATTTGCCGATGGCAAGGTACTCAATGGAGATGAGTTTCTCGCCAAAGCCAACCATCACAAGAACGTTGATGTGCAGCATGTGGCACAATATCAGCCAGAACCAGATCAAGAGCAAGAACTAGAGCAAGAGGCTGAACTAACCGAGACACAGCAACAACCTGTTCAAGAGCTGCCTGAGCTGGCACAGCAACCGGAAGCTGCCAGTGAATCAGCATTTAACAAAGATTTTGCTGAAGAAATCGGCAAACTGAAAGAGAATGTCCAGGGTTCCGGGCGTGATGATATTTCAGAGTTTCAGAAACTCCTGGCCAATGAATTCAATAAGCTGGAAAAAATCACCATCCAGGATGAGGCAAGTGAATCAGATTCTTCAGATAACACACCGGTTCCCCCTGATACAACGCCCAGTATTCCGGAGGTAGAGCTACCCGAGGTAACCACCACTGCCGGTATCGGGCCAGGCTCTGGTGTTGGGTTTGACTTCACAGTTTCCCTGACCAACTATCAGGCTGTCACCAGCGATACTACAACGGGTTATCATATCGGTGGCGGTGGCTCCGTAGAATCGGGGAGCAACAGTGATTACGCTGTTCAACTGGACAGGGAGACCATCAGCTATCCGAATTCTGACCAGATTTCCGGCTTCGATGGCATTACGGTGACTGGTGATAATGCTACTTATTTTACCACTTCAACCATAAGCAGAGTGTTGTCTATAAACGGCGGAGATCAGGCAACGGACGTTCAGAACGTCACCATTTACAGCCTCCCAGATGGCTGGACCATTGAGAATGGTGTTTTTAATGAGACTAACCAGACCTGGTCTGTAGGGACAACATCCTTCACCATTACCCACCCAACCAACATCCAACAGGGCGTATCAACGTTCGAACTACGTTTTGAGGTCAGCTTTGTAGAAGAAGCTAACAAACAGCCGGAGGTTTTTCTGGTTCCCGCCTATGTGACTGAAGGTAAGGTGCCAGACGACCTGCAAGGTGAAGTCAATGGTCAGTCTGCGCTGGTATTTAATTTATTACACAATGGTGACGTGATTGATCTCGGTGCCGGTGATGATGTAGTCGATGCCTCAGTGGGGGACGATATTATTCGTACCGGTGCAGGTGACGACACCATCAAAGGCGGACCAGGAGCCGACACTATTGACGGCGGAGCCGGCACCGACACCCTTGATTACAGTGGCAGCGTGGCAGGGACTATTAGCAGCGGTGTTACTGTGAACCTTAAAGAAGGTACGGCTACCGATGGGTATGGAGGCCAGGACACTGAGATTAAGAACATCGAAATTGTTAAAGGGTCTGCTCTTGGTGATCAACTGACCGGCAGTGATAATAACGACGAACTTTACGGGCTGGATGGTGACGATACTCTTAATGGCGAAGGTGGCAACGACAAACTCTATGGCGGAAATGGTGACGACACGCTGAACGGCGACAGTGGTGCCGATGAACTCTATGGCAATGCGGGGGCAGACACCCTTAATGGCGATGCCGGAGCTGACACGCTTTACGGTAATGATGGCGATGATACGCTGAATGGCGGTGCTGATGCTGACCAGCTTTATGGCAATGATGGTGCTGATACTCTGAATGGCGGTACGGGTGAGGATGCTCTCTACGGCGGCAAAGGCAATGACTTCCTCTACGGCAATGATGGTAACGACACACTGGAAGGCGGCGATGGCGATGACTTTCTTTATGGTAATGATGGCAATGACACCCTGAACGGTGGTGATGGCGACGATGATGTCTTTGGTGATGCCGGTAACGATATTTTAAAAAGCAGTTTTGGCTTTGATGATTTTGATGGCGGGGCTGGTACAGACACGGCTGACTACAGCGATTACACCAAGGGGATGGTTGAAGCAAACTTAGTGAGTGGAATAGTCACCAAAATAAGCGGTCGTGACACACTCAAGGATATAGAAAATCTGATTGGTAGCAGTTTTGGTGACACACTGACTGGTAATGAAGAAAACAATCATCTTCAGGGGGGTGCCGGTGATGACACCCTGATAGGAAACGGTGGAGCCGATACTTTAGAGGGCGGTACAGGCGATGATACCGTTGATTACTCTTCAGACTCTATTGCCATTACGATTAATCGGGGTGTTAGCTCGGTTACCGTTCAGGATGGTAGCGGAGCGACGGATACACTGGTTGATATAGAAAACATTATTGCCTCCGCAGGCTCTACCATTGATTACAGTACTGTTTCCAGTGGTGTTACCGCTTCCCTTAAAGATGGCACTGCTACGTTTAACAGCGTGACGGATAAATTCAGCAATATTGAAAACATCACAGGATCGAATCATAACGATATCCTGGCCGGTAATGCTTCCGACAATATAATAAAAGGGGGCAACGGCATCGATACCCTGACTTTCTCAAACTCTGACAATGCCATAACGGCTGACCTTTCCACAGGTACTGCCAGCGGTGATGGCAATGACACCATCGAGAATATAGAAAACCTGACAGGCAGTAGTAAAAACGACATCTTGACCGGAAGCGATGCAGCGAACCATCTGCAAGGCGGTGCCGGTGATGACACCCTGAAAGGTGGTGCCGGAGCCGATATTTTAAATGGCGGCGCGGATAATGATACCGCTGATTATTCTTCAGAAACGAGTGCTATCACGATTAACCGGGGAGATGGTTCTGTAACCGTCAATGATGGCAGCGGCGCAACCGATACATTAATTGATATAGAAACCATTAAGGGTTCTGGGTACTCAGACACCATTAATTACAGTGGTGTTTCCAGTGGTGTTATCGCTTCCCTTAAAGATGGCACTTCGACGTTTAACGGTGTTACGGATACGTTCAGCAGCATTGAAAACATCACGGGATCAAGTCATGACGACACGCTGGCCGGTAATAATTCCGACAATACAATAAAGGGTGGTGCCGGCACCGATACCCTGACTTTCTCAAACTCTGACAATGCCATAACGGCTGATCTTTCCTCAGGTACTGCCAGCGGTGATGGCAATGACACCATCGAGAATATAGAAAATCTGGTGGGCAGTAGTCAGAACGATACGCTGACCGGAAACAATGAAGCCAACCAACTGCAAGGCGGCGGGGGTAATGACACCCTGAGCGGTGGAGCCGGTAATGATGTTTTAGAAGGTGGCAGTGGCAATGACATTCTGAAAGGTGGTGCCGGAGCCGATACGTTAGATGGCGGTGAAGGCAGCGACACCGCTGATTATTCTGCAGACACTGGTGCTATCACAATTACACGGACAGATACCTCCACGTCCGTTCGGGATGGCAGTGGCACTAATGATACGTTAACCAGCATCGAAAGTATTACAGGCTCTGCACATAAAGACACCATTGATTACAGTTCGGTTTCAAGTGCGGTTAATGTTTCGCTTGTCAGCAATACAGGGAGTTTCAGTCTCAGCAATCTGCCTTATCAAGACTATTTCAGCAGTATCGAGAATGTCATCGGTACAGCTTATAACGACACGCTAACCGGTAATGGCTCGGATAATGAGTTACAGGGTGGCAATGGCGATGACACACTGATCGGTGGTGCCGGAGTCGATATGTTAAATGGCGGGGAGGGCACCGATACCGCTGATTACTCTTCAGACTCTAATGCTATTACGATTAACCGGAGAGACTCTTCAATCTCCGTTACGGATGGTAATGGAGACAATGATACGCTGACCAGTATTGAAATCATCAAAGGCTCAGCATCGTTAACTGACAGTATTGATTACAGTACAGTTTCCGGTGCTGTTACCGCTTCTCTTGAAGATGGCACTGCTTCGTTTAACAGCGTTACGGATCAATTCAGCAGTATTGAGAAAATCACGGGATCAAATTATAACGACTTACTGACCGATAGTGATTCTAACAATGAGTTACTGGGTGGCATTGGTGACGATACCTTTTTTGCAAAGAGGGGTAGTGACAAGTTTGATGGCGGTGTTGGTACTGACACCCTGGATTACTCAAACTCGGACTATGGCATAACCGCTAACCTCTCCACTGGTGTTGGCAGCGATACCAGCGGTGATGACAATGACCAGATACTGAATATAGAAAACCTGACGGGCAGTAGTAAAAACGACACCTTGACTGGTAATGGTGATGCAAACACCCTGAAGGGTGGTGACGGTGATGACACCTTGGTAGGTGGTGCCGGAGGCGATACGTTAGAGGGCGGTGCAGGTTCTGACACCGTAGATTACTCTTCACAGTCAGCCGCTATAACAGCGATATTAGTGGATGGAGGGGCTTCTATTGCTGGTGATACCTTAACCGGAATTGAAGGCATTATCGGTTCTTCCGGGAATGATACTTTTGTCAGTGATACTGCTGATAATTCATTTGACGGTTCAGGCGGTGTTGACCATATCGACTACAGTCGCAGCAATGTCAGTGGTGCTGGAGTGGAGGTTAATCTATCAGAGAAATACGCAAAATATTCATACGATAATCAGAATTACAGAGATACGCTGACCAACATAGAAACAATAACGGGTACCAGCTCTAATGACGTGCTGACTGGCAGTGATGCTAACAACACCATTAACGGTGGAGATGGAAGTGACAGAATAGATGGAGGGGGAGGAACCGATACCTTGTATGGAGGTGGTGGGGCTTACTCCTACAACACTATCGTTTTCAGCACTGCTACAGCAGATCTTGAGTTGACCATGACAAACCATAGCAATAGTGACATTAGAACAGTGGATACTGGCAATGGAGCGGTTACGCTGGCTAATTTCCAGTATGCGGTTGGTGGGGCAGGTAACGACACATTTACAGGCACAGGTGATACAAACCACCTCTGGGGCGGAACAGGTAATGATAAGCTTCATGGCAAAGGTGGCCATGATAAGTTATACGGCGATGAAGGTGCTGACGAACTGTATGGCGGGGTTGGTTATGATGAGATACATGGTGGAGCAGGCAACGATATTCTATGGGGTGGGACAGGCGTTGATAAATTTTATGGTGATGAGGGTTTTGATACGGTCAGCTTTTCCGATGACCCCGATGGTGTCGGAGCCGGCATCAGACTGGACATGACGTGGCCTAATAATTACAAAATCCTAAATAATGGTGAAGGTGTGGCAGAAGAGATGTTTGATGTAGAAGCAGTGGAAGGTTCTCAGTACGGCGACGACATGACGGGGGTTGCCGGATTCCAGATGTCAGGTGCTAAAGGTGATGATGCACTGAAAATTAATTTCACAGAACTTAACAACACCAGCACGACCTATTCTACCCTTCTGGATGGTGGGGACGACAACGATACGTTGCATATCAAATCCGCCAGTGGCTCCTTTAATTTGGGTGACTATAAAGACCTGATTGATAATATGGAAACCATTGATCTGAGTGAGCACACCAACAATGATGTTGATGTCACGATCAATCTGGGTGATATTGTTGAGATGACTGATGCAGGAAACAATCTTACCGTTAATCTCAAAAATGGAGATGGTTTAACTGTTATTGGTGACTCTGACGGGCCGGTTGGTGATGTGTACAGTGATGGCACCAGCACCGTCACAATAAACTACGTTTGA